Sequence from the Burkholderia sp. GAS332 genome:
GTTTTCGACGGGGCCGGAGTAGCACATCGCGAATACGATCACCGGCTTGCCGTGCGCCTCGGGTGGCAGAAACGGCAGCGGCGGCGCAAGCCGCACCACCGGCCATACGCTGAGTTCCTCCGGCATCTGTTCTACCGCCGTGCGGTACTGAAGCAGGGCATGCTTTGCCTGGTCGAACGGCAGCACGACCAGGCCGCCGTACACGAGCGGCCCGACCGGATGCAGCGCGAACTCGAAGCGCGTCACGACGCCGAAATTGCCGCCGCCACCGCGAATCGCCCAGAACAGATCTGGATGGGAGTCGGCGCTTGCGTGGAGCAGTTCGCCGTCGGCGGTGACCACGTCTGCTGAAATCAGATTGTCGACGGTCATGCCGTATTTGCGGCTCAGCCAGCCGAACCCGCCGCCCAGAGTCAGACCTGCCACGCCAGTGGTCGAGTTGATGCCGAGCGGGGTGGCGAGCCCGAACGCTTGCGCTTCGTGGTCGAAATCGCCGAGCGTCGCGCCGGGTTCGACATAGGCGCGTCGCGCTGCCGGATCGATCTGGACCGATTTCATCGGTGACAGGTCGATCACGAGGCCGTCGTCACACAACGCGGTACCGGCGATGTTGTGGCCGCCGCCGCGCACCGCGAGCGGCAGATCGTTGTCGCGCGCGAACGCTACGCCGCGGCGCACGTCGGCTACGCCGGCGCAACGCAGGATCATCGCCGGATGCCGGTCGATCATCGCATTCCAGATGCTGCGGGCCTCATCGAAACCTGCGTCGCCAGGCAGCAGAAGCTGGCCCCGGGTCGCGGTTTTTAGTTCGTCGACGGCGCTACTGGACACACTAACCATGGCACACCTCCAGATACAGTGGAAGACGCGCTTAGAACACTATTCAGCT
This genomic interval carries:
- a CDS encoding FAD/FMN-containing dehydrogenase produces the protein MVSVSSSAVDELKTATRGQLLLPGDAGFDEARSIWNAMIDRHPAMILRCAGVADVRRGVAFARDNDLPLAVRGGGHNIAGTALCDDGLVIDLSPMKSVQIDPAARRAYVEPGATLGDFDHEAQAFGLATPLGINSTTGVAGLTLGGGFGWLSRKYGMTVDNLISADVVTADGELLHASADSHPDLFWAIRGGGGNFGVVTRFEFALHPVGPLVYGGLVVLPFDQAKHALLQYRTAVEQMPEELSVWPVVRLAPPLPFLPPEAHGKPVIVFAMCYSGPVENGPSVVEVVRGFGTPVGEHLGPMPYAMWQQAFDPLLAPGARNYWKSHNLDKISDGLIDALLDAIGTLPSPQCEIFLGQIGAQTCRVPVDATAYSSRDTQYAMNVHGRWDDASDDERCIAWARAFFAAAAPFALGSVYVNFMTQEEGGRVADAYGPNYERLIAVKQSYDPHNLFRHNQNIRPAA